The following coding sequences are from one Musa acuminata AAA Group cultivar baxijiao chromosome BXJ1-6, Cavendish_Baxijiao_AAA, whole genome shotgun sequence window:
- the LOC135677338 gene encoding NDR1/HIN1-like protein 1 → MSGKDCGDHGKWCKLRKRFWRILGCIVGFIILILLIILIIWLVLRPTKPRFYLQGAVVLQFNYTGPPSNLLSTVFQVTIASRNPNDRIGIYYDRIFVYGAYKNQQISLATALPPMYQGHNDVVIWSPYLFGPNVPVAPYLCDALTQDKASGFLILHVKIDGRIRWKVGSWTSDHYHLFVSCPAFLTFQNGRSGSGATVRFQQMSACSVEV, encoded by the coding sequence ATGTCGGGCAAGGACTGCGGCGACCACGGCAAGTGGTGCAAGCTCCGGAAGCGCTTCTGGCGCATCTTAGGGTGCATCGTCGGCTTCATAATTCTGATCCTTCTCATCATCCTCATCATCTGGCTGGTGCTCCGCCCCACCAAGCCCCGGTTCTACCTGCAGGGCGCGGTGGTGCTGCAGTTCAACTACACCGGCCCACCCAGCAACCTGCTCTCCACCGTCTTCCAGGTCACCATCGCCTCCCGCAACCCCAACGACCGCATCGGCATCTACTACGACCGCATCTTCGTCTACGGCGCCTACAAGAACCAGCAGATCAGCCTCGCCACCGCCCTGCCCCCGATGTACCAGGGCCACAACGACGTCGTCATCTGGTCGCCCTACCTCTTCGGCCCCAACGTCCCGGTGGCGCCCTACCTCTGCGACGCCCTCACCCAAGACAAGGCTTCCGGCTTCCTCATCCTCCACGTCAAGATCGACGGCCGCATAAGATGGAAGGTCGGCTCCTGGACCTCCGACCACTACCACCTCTTCGTCAGCTGCCCGGCCTTCCTCACCTTTCAAAACGGGAGGTCAGGATCCGGCGCTACCGTCAGGTTCCAGCAGATGTCCGCCTGCAGCGTCGAAGTCTAA